From Lasioglossum baleicum chromosome 16, iyLasBale1, whole genome shotgun sequence:
AAGAAAATGGCAAATGAACACGAGACGAGCGAAAGGGGtaaaaagaggaagaagaagcggTCGCAAATGCAGATGGCAAAGAAGTTCGCGAGACGAAGAAACCACGGGTCTGACATTGATTCTGACACTTACCAGTACATGGTGCGAATTTTGGAGCTGATGCGAGGTGAGTTTCCAACGTTCGAGGAGAAATTGATATTCGTAAATAATGTGTACGAGCAAACCGTTGGCCACGAGGTCGAGTATGCACAAAATCAGATTGGATCACGTGTGATGGACTCGCTTCTGAATTATGCGAATCTGACCACGCTTCAAAGGTTAGTCGAGGCATTTGGGTCCTCTTTGCGACCGCTCAGCAGTGACAGGTTCGCCAGCCACGTGCTTCAGAAGATCATAATCGTCTGCGCTGATAGGGGAAACAGAGTTCCATCCAAGGAGCAAACTACAGATTCTATACAGGTTGACGAATCAGAAGTGAAACTGTACAACGACATTGTATTCAGACTGAGTAAATACCTTATAAACAACATAGAGGAATTTGTATTCGATACGTATGCGAATCACTTGTTGAGAACTGTCGTGGAATGTCTGGCCGGTTTGATAGACAAGACCGAGAGCAACGACAGAAAGAAAATGACGTATGGTTCCAGGCGCAAGGTCATTCCGGAGTACAAGAATTTGCTGTTTCAGGCTTGCAACAGGCTTCAACAATGGCCTCAGTTTCTAGAGTTTGGCAAAGACGAATTGACTTCTGGGTTAGTACAAAGTGTTCTGCATTCTTTGAAAGACACCTATCCAGCACTGGTTGAGGCTTATGTGAAAAAGATCATTAAGGAATGCTTCAAACCAGGAGAGGGTAAGCGATCACAGGTTTTTGAAGCGGAATGTTCCTCTAGATTACTGGAGGCTTGCCTGGCAGTAGCAGACACGAAATTGTTCGAGGAAATCTACGAACTATACTTCTCTAAAGAATTAAAGGATCTGTGCTTGACAGAGAGTACGAACTTCAGCGTGCAGAGACTGCTGGACCACTGCGGTTCGAAGGAACTGTTCGAGACAATATTCGAAGAGATCTCAGCCTGCGTTCCTGAGATTCTCAGCAAGGGCTATAATGGTGTTCTAGCTAGTTTAGCGAACGCTTGCTTGAGGTTACAAACTAAACAAGGCGCATTCGTCACTGCTCTCTTGAAGGCACTTCATTGCGAGGCGAACGATAGGCAGCCGAAGGTTGTCTTGTGTATAGCGTCTCTGAAAACGTGGGAGCAACTGAACGATTTGCAGAAGGAGAATAGCCCGAAGCTTT
This genomic window contains:
- the LOC143217139 gene encoding nucleolar protein 9; its protein translation is MANEHETSERGKKRKKKRSQMQMAKKFARRRNHGSDIDSDTYQYMVRILELMRGEFPTFEEKLIFVNNVYEQTVGHEVEYAQNQIGSRVMDSLLNYANLTTLQRLVEAFGSSLRPLSSDRFASHVLQKIIIVCADRGNRVPSKEQTTDSIQVDESEVKLYNDIVFRLSKYLINNIEEFVFDTYANHLLRTVVECLAGLIDKTESNDRKKMTYGSRRKVIPEYKNLLFQACNRLQQWPQFLEFGKDELTSGLVQSVLHSLKDTYPALVEAYVKKIIKECFKPGEGKRSQVFEAECSSRLLEACLAVADTKLFEEIYELYFSKELKDLCLTESTNFSVQRLLDHCGSKELFETIFEEISACVPEILSKGYNGVLASLANACLRLQTKQGAFVTALLKALHCEANDRQPKVVLCIASLKTWEQLNDLQKENSPKLFINLHGSLTVQAVLKFNKPIKLVNSLLETNGEDLLNLFSDPKGSRIVDAFMSSKYIGEKSREKFAKKLRGGWAQLANSTHGSRSLEQIWQWAGMNQRTKIMEELAAVGESLRSTKSGQIISSKLNITLFARSRNDWTEALGKEEKTKTLFADILGGSASKTK